AGTTCTGAGAAGCACAAAATGGCTCCTAAAGGTACACAACTGATATGAATATTTATATGTGATTCATTTTCATCAAGGAAAGTCATCTGATAACCTTTGAGTTGCTATAAGTTTGGTGCTGTTCTGTTCTTGTTTCCTTGCATGTGTCTCCACTGTTGAATTGCATAAGGTCTTAGTTGGTGTTTGTAGATTGACCACTCTGGTCTAACCACTACCTGTTTGTTCATGCCTTAACTAGAAACATGCAAATCATCTCAAAAGGGACCGTATAAAATTAGTGGACTCTAATTACTTCATTGTCTTTTGCAAATAAATGGGATCTCTAATGCTATGATATCCATATATTGGTAGGATATTGTTGTTTCCTACCTGTCTGTTATGCTTGATCACCACGCTTCTATGCATTAGCTGTTTCTATTTGATAGGCTTACTTCACTATCCATGAGCTAATTATTTTATGTAATTGTGTGACTTGATTAGCTGCTCCTGCGAAGAAGGATGCCAAGACCCAGGCCTTGAAGGTTGCCAAGGCTGTGAAATCTGGGGCAGTCAAGAAGAAGACCAAGAAGATCCGCACGTCGGTGACATTTCACCGCCCCAAGACCCTGAAGAAGGCTAGGGACCCGAAGTACCCAAGAGTCAGCGCTCCTGGAAGGAACAAGCTTGATCAGTACCAAATCCTCAAGTATCCCCTCACCACGGAATCAGCAATGAAGAAGATCGAAGATAACAACACTCTGGTCTTCATCGTCGACCTCAAGGCggacaagaagaagatcaaggcTGCTGTCAAGAAGATGTATGACATTCAGGCAAAGAAGGTCAACACCCTGATCAGGTTAGTGCTTTGCTCCAGTGTTATTCAGTTCTGCATTGTTGATGTTATGTTACTAAGCGATCAAACATGTGTCGGTGTAGGCCCGATGGTAAGAAGAAGGCATATGTGAAGCTGACACCTGACTACGATGCTCTTGATGTGGCCAACAAAATCGGCATCATCTAAGTTACAGGCTACTTTGTTAGGCATCTGTGTCCTAGTTCTATGTGAAACGAGAGTTTTGTAGCTATTCCTTATCTAGGGCCGCAGGGGCTCCATTACCATGTCTTGATGCACACTCATGAATTTGGTACCGTCCAAGTGACCAGTTGAGCTAATTTGAGCTTTGCACTTGCTTATACTATCAATTACTTTATTAGCAATACGTTAAGATTTTCTTACACCAGTAGTAGTTTTCTGTCATTTGATATGTTGTTGCAAGTTGCGATATGCCTTGCTCTGCGCCTCTGATCATGACTGGTGGATTCAACCGGTTGTAATTGTAGCATCGCATCAATCACCACTTCTTATAATGCCTCATCTGTTTCTGGAACTAGAATGTTCTGTATGATGTGAGGCTGTGAGCTAATGCCAAATAGGCCATCGCTGCTTAGTTTTTCTTGTTGTCAGTAGCTTCcctgttttttttaaaaaaaagtagCTTAATTTTGTGTAAACGCATCAATCACCACTTGTTGAGAGGCTTAGCGAGGTCACCTCAATCAAGCAATCCAAAGTGGACGAGGGCATACTTGCACAACCCCCGCGCAAACTGCAACCGACCGGCTCCGGCGCCCTCACCCGCCACCTCTCCGCACTCGCGCCACGCCCGTGCTAACGCCGGCGTCCAGTCCACGGTCACCAGCACGTCGTCGCACCTCCTCCCGTGCGCCGCGCGCCCCGCTAGCTCGCAGaaccgcgccacgccgcccgcgcATCCCGGCGGGAACCGCGCCCTCCCCACGACGCGCCCCACCGCGCTGGCCCGCCTGCCCGGTCCCATGGCCAGGAACTCCGCGACGCTCCCGGACTTGTTGGCCCTGAGCTCGCGACGGGCCTCGTGCCCGAGGACCACGACGAGGTGGATGTGCAGCTGGTGCTCGTGGTGGTCCGCGATCAGTGTGCGCCGCCCCGAGGCGCGCAGGCGGATGGCGCCGTCGCAAGCGGAGGCCGCTAAGGCGAAGCTGTCCCCGGCGTCGTGGCGGACGACCAGGTCCTGTATGTGCTCCATCGTCGAGAGCCTAGAGCTTCTTTGGCTGTGCCGATGGAGCATAGCGCAAGGTGAAAAAGATTTGTCCCGTGAAGGATTTGCAAGACATACATACATGTGCCTAGTGTTTCCTTGTCAGATCAAGACACGGAGACGCCGAGTCCGAATCCGTTTTGACCCTCTGATGCCCACGACCACGAGCACATAATCTGTACTGCCTCTGCTAATTTTACATGCATTTCAGTTTTCACTGTATTTGGAAATCGCAAAAAATCTGCACTGCCTCTACTGATTTTACATGTATTCCGTTTTTAACTGTATTTCCAGTTACAAATGATTCGATGCGTTCTTGCAAAACAAAAGGGAAGCACTTCCATTTGGGCTTTCGCCACAGATATGCTGGGCTGGGTCAGACTCAACTCGGGCCTCCACTTCTTTTTGAAAGGCtggttatttatttattttttggaGAAAATAAAAGGTTAGCGTACGGAAAAGTAAAATTAAACTAGGGTTGGAGGTCGGGCCACGTGCCGAATCGGACGGCAAAAGATGCATCGCGTCGCATCCGGGCCAACCTGACCCCACCATGACAGAACCAATAATGCGGCGCTACAGCTAAAGCAATATCAACCGGACTCCCCCCACTCCAATCTCCGGTGTACGGGGAGATCCCCTTCCGATCCCTTCCCAATGCAGTCACGCAGCTGCCTCCTCCCTTGACACGTCACTAGCACCACCCCTGCCCGACCGCCGCGGACGCCGCCCCCGGCCATGGACCACGACCACCTCAAggaccgcctcctcctcccgtcCTCCCGCGCcgcagcagccaccgccgctTCCGCGAACGGGCCCCAccaccgccgcgccccgcccgcggccgccggcggcgcgggggccggggcgggcggcgTGTCCATCGACGTGAACGGCCTgaagcggcgcggcggcgggcggcgctcgtgggtgCGCGTCGACGCGGCGACCGGCGCCGCGGAGGCGGTCGAGGTCGCCAAGCCGGCGCTGATGCGGCGCCTGGACCTGCCCGCGCGCGACCTCCGCCTCCTCGACCCGCTCTTCGTGTACCCGTCCGCCATCCTCGGCCGCGAGCGCGCCGTCGTCTGCAACCTGGAGCGGGTGCGCTGCATCATCACCGCCGACGAGGCGCTCGTCCTGCGCGAGCAGGACGCGGAAGAGGCCGTGAGGAGGTACGTCGACGAGCTGCAGCGACGCCTCGTGGACCGCGCCGACGACCTGCCGTTCGAGTTCATCGCTCTGGAGGTAGCGCTCGAGGCCGCTTGCTCCTTCCTGGACTCGCAGGTACCACTCTTAGGGAGTTCATAGATTAGTTTTTTTTTCCACCTAGTGGAGAACTTTCATTGGCGTTTCTTCCTTCGTGTCTCTGCTTATGGAATTAGTTCGTCTAATGGTATGTGCACATTGCACGGTGAGCTTTTCTGATTTTGGCCTCTCAGTGTATACTAGGAGTGAACTGATGACGGGTCTTTTGCCCACTTGGACCCTTGCATTTGGCAAAACACTGTGCCATGATTTTGCTGTTTTGTCCAGTTTTCTTCCCATCCACGTTGTTTGGTTGAAAATAGgattccctttcagctttagcGTATTAGGTGCTGCCATGAAGTGGAGGATTGTACTCAGGAAGGTATTGGATGGTCTATTAAGCTCTGAAATTGATTATAACTTCCCTGAATGATAGCTGTGTGAATTACCTAGAATGAAATGAGGGTATATATATTACTATAGGCAAAAATGTAATGATTAACCTCTCTTTTTTATGAAGTAATTGAAGGTCTGAAGCTCAATAGAAAGCATGTATGATACTCAGTTATCAGAAATTAGTTTCAGTATCTCTTGATTTATTGTTCATTTGTTTGATTACCAGTGTCTGAGATTGCTTACTAGTTACTACCACCAAATTTCAAAAGAAGTGAAACCATTGAGAGTGCTTACTAGTTACAACCACCAAATTTCAAAAGAAATGAAACCATTTTCACATATTTTTTCAATCAATTGGCAAATCCCATACTTCAATTTCGACTTGTGGTCTTGCAGTTTTTCTCTTGTTACAGATAATTACTTGGCATATCAATGGAAAAAATTAAAACTATTGCACACTTTGTCAGGCTATTGAATTAGAGGCTGAAGCTTACCCATTATTAGATGAGCTGACAACAAAAATCAGCACCCTTAACTTGGAACGTGTCCGGCGCCTAAAGAGCAAGCTGGTTGCATTGACAAGAAGAGTCCAGAAGGTAAAAGGATGGTCATAATTATGCTTTTGCTTGCTGCGATCACTTGACAGCTTTTTTTCAATATTCCAATCCATTTTTTTCACTTAAGGTCAGAGATGAGATAGAGCAGTTGATGGACGATGATGGCGATATGGCTGAAATGTATCTCACCGAGAAGAAGGTGAGGATGGAAGAATCAATGTTAAATGACGAGGACCTTCATGGAATTGGCAATAACCATAGTGGGTTCAGTGCATCTCTCTCAGCTCCAGTTTCACCAGTTTCGACTCCCCCTGCATCTCGGAGGCTTGAGAAGGAATTCAGTTTCGCCAGAAGCAGGCACAGCAGCTTCAAGAGCTCAGATAGCAGTCAGTACAACATAGAAGAACTGGAAATGTTGTTGGAAGCTTACTTTGTTGTTATCGATTACACCCTCAGCAAGTTAACTTCGGTATAAAATCCTGAATTCCTCATATGTTAGCATTGTTTCAGTTATAAGAATTATAGTGGTTGAAAGTTTTGCTACTTGAACATTTTTGCAGCTGAAGGAGTATATTGATGATACAGAGGATTTTATCAACATACAGCTGGTAATTTCACCCTCAAAATCGATTAAATTCCCATCATGTAGATTCAGGAATTTGCTTCTGGCTCATCCAAAGCTGCAAATTTGAAGGGACTTTTCTATATGCTACTTCCCAACTAGAACTGTACGAAAGCATATAGATTATTATTCATCTCTGAATGGTTATTTTGCATGGAAATATTGAATATAGCATTACTAGACAAGGTTGAATGCTCCTTTTTGTTTGTGATAATAGCATGATCAATTAACTTGGAAATGTTAGGCACGCTACTTAGCTAGGTTGGATGCTCCTTTTTTATTTTGAGAATGATATGATGAGTTATCTTTGAAATGTTAGGCACGCTACTTAGCAAGGTTGAATGCTCCTTTTGATTTGTGAGTATAACTTGGCAACTTTAGGTGATACATGTGACTTCTGGGTATATCCTGCGGAGGTTGGTGTAAGCTTCAGTAGACTTGAAGCATTGTGCAAATGATCTTAATGTTGCCAAAGATGAGGCTTTAGGTACAACTAGTAACATATGTTTCAGATGCTGAATATAGCAAGGTTGAATGCTCCTTTTGATTTGTGAGTATAACTTGGCAACTTTAGGTGATACATGTGACTTCTGGGTATATACTGCGGAGGTTGGTGTAAGCTTCAGTAGACCTGAAGCATTGTGCAAATGATCTTAATGTTGCCAAAGATGAGGCTTTAGGTACAACTAGTAACATATGTTTCAGATGCTGAATATTTCCTTTGACTAGCTAATAAAGTAAGACAATTTGTAGCAATTGTTTTCACAGTATACGTTAAACCTAGTGACCATTGGGACCGACTTGTATAGCATGATTGAGATACTAGTTTCGATTGCGGAATTCAATTCCAATACAGTGGATTTTCTAACTAAGATGAAACAGGGGACTAATAACTCAAAAAAACTTGCCTTGGCTTAACATAGCATACAGAACATTCTAAGCTTTGTTAAGAAGCAGCGACAGTGACTGGTGATAACCAACCTATTTCAACTATCTTTCCTTCTGCAGGAGTATCTCTACAGGTTAGTGTAGCTAGGCTAGAAAGATTCGATAATACGGTTTTGTAGTTGTTCAGACTGTAGTCAATTTGCCATGAACCACAGTGGTGCATTTTCTCTTGGCCTATTTCTGTTACAACTTGTGCCCCCAATCctgccaaaaaaaaaacagagatgCTCACATGATCATCGCAAATGCTGCTGTTTCAGGATAACGTCCGGAACCAGCTGATCCAGTTCGAGCTGCTCCTGACCACGGCCACATTCGTGGTGGCCATCTTCGGCGTGGTCTCAGGAGTCTTCGGCATGAACTTCGAGGTCCCTCTGTTCTCGGTGCCCCACGCGTTCGAGTGGACCCTCGCCATAACAGGGGTCTGCGGCGCCGTCGTGTTCTGCTGCTTCCTCTGGTACTTCAGGAAGCGGAGGTTTTTCCCCTTGTAGATGGAAGCTCTCAGTCTCAGGCCAGGTGTtccttgtcacgacccaaaacACTTAAGCATGATCAAAAATTTAACCATtgcatcatgagcatcatccaagcataatcaagcatcatgtgcatgtGTTGGATTAGTGAAATTAATTGTTTGAGTGAAGATTGTGAAGAAAGTTCCAATTTTGTTAAGTGGCTGTGCCCCCAAACATTTTATTTAAATACTAGAATTCGAATGGTGAATTTTCAACATTTTTCCTCAATTTATTGATGCTTatcccgagccataaaattcttggaaagtttgaaaactgcagGATTGTTGGAATTTTTGTGAGCCATCTTTAATAGCTTTTTGAGTGTTGGTTGTTGCATTATGTTTTTGGTAACTTAATCTTGCTCCAATAAAAATTTGGGAAATTTTGGAGCCCGGTAAGTAGCAGTTTTTGAATTTAGAAACTAGAGCTTTGTTTTTCGGGTGATTTTTCCCTGCCGGCTCCACCTGTCAGCCGCACACTGCCCCTCCCcgcgcgcccgggcccgcgcgtcagccccTCCCTCCGTCTTCctcgcgcgcccgcgcccgcccgttggcCGGCAACGCCCGCCGGGTGGCCAGCGTGGCCTCGGGCAGGAATcaccccgcgcccgcccgctctcccctctcctctcccgtTCAAACGCGTCACTTCTTCCCAGCCAAACCCTAGCTCTCctccacccgccggccgccgcaatACGCCGCCGTCGGTGAGCCCCCGTTCGATCCCGCGCGTGTAcaccgccccctcctcctccgcaaCCGGTCCCAACCCTCCGCCGTCTCTCTCCCCGCCCGCAACCGCTTCCCGGCACGCgcttccctccgccgccgccgctcctcgccacgccgccgctcgccgcctcgcTCCGCCCGTCGTTGCCGTGGGTGAGCTTCCCCGTCGCACCTCGCCGCTTGTGCGAGCGTGCCTCTGCCGCGTTTGCGCCCCGGGTCGTGCCGCCCCCGTCACCGCCGCGACGTCATGCCGCGTGCGCGCACACGTTCGCACACAGGCCGCGTCGCAGGCGTGCGCTGGCCGCGcccgtggcgagtcaaggccgcGGCTGGCCTTGACTCCGCCTGTGGCGCAGCTGGCAGCCTAGGCCCGCCCGTCGGCACCCAGGAgcgctagatccgggtggattTCCCTTTAATTAAATTAGGCAGTAATCTTgtaaaatgcatagaaaatgtTCTTGgtctccaaaaattgtgaaattAGATTTGCTTGATTCCTCTGCAATAGATCTACGTAGGAAAATTAAGTTTGAACATGTTTTAAGCTCTGTACAATTAGTTATATTTTATTCTTTCTAAACCAAATTAATTTCTTATCTTGCTGTGTAATGCTCCAAAAATGCCAAATTAAATCTTTTTAGGTTCCTTGTGAAATGCTCTATCTAATGGTGCAACTTTTCTATGTAACCCTAGGCTGTCTGGTAGGGTTTAATGTGTTTAATAGTTTTCTGCCCTGTAAGCTTATTAATTTCGTAATTTTAGTTTGAAaagtgataaaataaaagtgataaaatggcaaaaccacttctgttacctTTGCTATCATGTCTTTTGTCTCTGGTAATTCTTTAAGGATTTATGAAAATGTTTTGAGtaccttttaagatttaacttgattCTAGTAGTTGAAAATTGTAAATAACATAAGTAATTCTACAAAGATAATTTTGCTGCAaattcaactctcatgagttccTTTTGAGATTCCCTGCGTGCATAatttaaatcatgatttatGCTTGTTAAGTATCTTGTTGAGCAAACTTCGCTTATTGGTCACTATTATTAAAAATTAGTAATCGAGCTTTGTTGTGCCGTTGTTGTGTTGCTTCTTTGTTTGGAGTGATATTTTTTTTCTATTGCCATGTAATAGCATATCATCTCATTTTCATATTATtagcatcatcctaatgcacacatctcattcatgcattatagtgaccgagacgccggaggacgaaCTCGTTAAGCCCGCCGAGACCGTCGAggccgagccgggagccgagtttgttgttgaacaagaagaaaatCAAGGCAAGCatctaagcatgattccttgacccgCTTAACTTGTTTAGAATTAGTTACTTCAGTTGGGTATTTATATGTTTATGCTAtatgtttatctattgcatcgtcgaTCCTATTTTCATGCTATGACTTCCCTTGCTTTTACTTTCATGTCCTTGACACGCGTAGTTAACAACTAATTGATTAAgcaaatgcttagccatgcttagagttgGTTTTTAGTTTGCAAGAACATTGGAATAGGGTCACCTTGCTCACCACACCGCTTTTAGCTTTTTCCACGCTTGTTCGATTTAAATGTTGGAGGTTCGGAAGGGTTTAGTTGGAAAGTTAGGTCATGattcgagcggaaggtagggcctagagaaaggagtctcggaggtatAGTCCGCTTGAATTGGTTAAGGatcgtccgtggatgacctcggtattgagcacttatcgtactaccacatatctattcatggggtggataaaccgattaccctctagttctaatctCTGATggacggtcctagatgcgtggccatagggctttgtagagaggcttaggggtgtccccggtggacctaggtaattctccgcgcaagttaggcgtgatgttcaacggttgaaACTTATCGGGGAAGGTTGACGCGAGTACCCCCTTGCTCAACATGATCGGTTgagtgagtcgcatggtccttgtgtcgtgtgggtaaagaagtacacccttgcaaggttaacaAATCAATTCGAactgccgcgctctcggttatgagcaagctcaattTCCAATGTAATCTTTGTAGAAGTATCGGTTTGTGTGTTGGGTACGTGTTACCTCTTTTATGATGCATAGTGGTTGGTTGATGTAACTAACTAAAACTTgacttgaggtgggttgggcaagttaattaaaatgctaggaagcTAGGTGGTGGAATTAGGGAGTTTATGCTTATCTAATATTACTTAACCTTAAAGCCTcttttgtgagccttcatatgcataATCCTTAGTAATTATTTAATCGCGTAAGTCTtacgagtacctttgtactcatgttgctttattaaCTAAGTTACAAGTGAGCTGGAAGcggtgtttggccatttctaccccgccgattcCGGCACGAGTGAGGAGTAGGCCGATGTGGTTTTAATGGTGTCtttgagcaagacgccattgATCTATCTCGTTATGTTTTCCGCTGCGCAATCGTTTCGTATTTGGGGATATCATGTAGAACATTTAAACTTTATGGTTATGCCCCTCTCTAAATAATTGTGAGCCCAACGCTTGTATCTCGTATTGAACCTTTAAATTTCGGATTTGGAACCTTCCTCTATAATACTCTTGTAATGACTAGTTGTTTAATTTGGTGTTAAAacttgctctttgtggatcatcGGTGATATATgggcttgtgacggtatgtgtgTATGCATGATTttgggcatatggtggagcacgTACCGGCACTACCGGATTTGATATCATTTTTGGTGAATGATAGATTGGTCTTTTATAAAGTAAAGTAGATGTGGGTTAATCCGTGGCACGCCATTAATGCGAGCGCGTGTTAATCCTCGTCTTCGTTCTAGTTTAAAATAATATTAAATTAGGGGTTCTCACgttcctttccttcttttcttcccttccCTCCTCTCCGGCGCTCTGCAGAAAGCAGCATACACGTTGCAAGTTGGTCACGGCAATTGTACATGCATTTTTCTCGAATGCGCGGCGATGGAGCCCCGCTGTCTGGACACATGAGCTTTCTGCTTTCGAGCCTACGGGCGCTGGTGCTGTAGCTTCACCCTTCTGCTTGTACATCTTTTATTATTGCTGTTTGGTAGTACATGTGACACTGTTCCGCCCGAAGGAGCAAAAGGCGACACAGACCTGTGCTGTTCTCTCTCAAGTCTCAAGAAAGTACTTTGCATTGCGTGTGTTGCTGGGGTGAGGCCTACCGGCTGCACGAAGGCTGGCACGGCAGCTTCACAGCTTGCCTTCACGTCAGGGACAGGAGAAGCGGGGAACAATGCCGACGCGTGGTTTGTAGCAGCAGTTGTACACTCGAGCTGCCTCCGTGAGTTTGCACCTGCTTGTCCAACAAAAATGAACCGGGTCTGAACCTGCTCTTGGCTCCCTGCTAATCACATGGAAGCGTATTCCAACTGGACCGGCACGTCGTAGCATATTTCCATTGGTGCGCCTTGGCCGGGGCGAGCACGAAGCGTTTTCTTGGCGATTGATGAATGTCGTTTCTAATAATTTCTTCCCGGATGAAAGCGATCGCTTAGTGCTGATAGCTACCTCTGTTCTGAGATTTGCTTACACGTGGGGGGGGAAATGCCAACAAAGGCCACAAGCGGACGATTCCTTCCGTTTATTCCCGGCCCCTTTTGTGGCCGTGTGCTTCGGCGTGCTGGTAGACCGAGTTCTCCAGCTCCGTCCTCCGTGGTCCACAGCGTGGACGTGCCCCTCCGTCGTGCAGGAACACCGGGTGTGCATCCACCCAGTCGTCCTTCCTGATCCATCGGGTCAAACTGGACAGTAAAAACTCTGAAAGTGGTCCAATGGGTGCTTGGCCACTAGTTCAGACAGTATCCAGGTCTTTACTCGATATGGTACAATATTAGTGAGCCAAAGTTTTCTACAAGCATATGGACTAGTTCTTTTTTGTGCTACAGTATAGGGACTAATTTGCTTGTTACAAGAGTTGCCATTCATCACAAGTAGAGGGCCTACTATGGTATATGCTAATAAAGGCAAGGGAAAGGTAGAGAAAGCATCCCATTTGTCATTTTGGTTTTGAAAGTACACCCCCTCAAAAGATATTTTGTTACTTAAACCAGTGTctaaatagaggtggctgtagcGGGTGAGCACAGCTATCGGAAAAGGCTATAGCCCCTTATTCGAAACCATGATAAAAAGTTAAAAACCCACCGCCGCACGTTTTATCCTTGAAACCGATCAACTACACA
The sequence above is drawn from the Panicum hallii strain FIL2 chromosome 7, PHallii_v3.1, whole genome shotgun sequence genome and encodes:
- the LOC112901571 gene encoding 60S ribosomal protein L23A-like, translating into MAPKAAPAKKDAKTQALKVAKAVKSGAVKKKTKKIRTSVTFHRPKTLKKARDPKYPRVSAPGRNKLDQYQILKYPLTTESAMKKIEDNNTLVFIVDLKADKKKIKAAVKKMYDIQAKKVNTLIRPDGKKKAYVKLTPDYDALDVANKIGII
- the LOC112901570 gene encoding uncharacterized protein LOC112901570, whose translation is MYVCLANPSRDKSFSPCAMLHRHSQRSSRLSTMEHIQDLVVRHDAGDSFALAASACDGAIRLRASGRRTLIADHHEHQLHIHLVVVLGHEARRELRANKSGSVAEFLAMGPGRRASAVGRVVGRARFPPGCAGGVARFCELAGRAAHGRRCDDVLVTVDWTPALARAWRECGEVAGEGAGAGRLQFARGLCKYALVHFGLLD
- the LOC112901522 gene encoding magnesium transporter MRS2-C-like, giving the protein MDHDHLKDRLLLPSSRAAAATAASANGPHHRRAPPAAAGGAGAGAGGVSIDVNGLKRRGGGRRSWVRVDAATGAAEAVEVAKPALMRRLDLPARDLRLLDPLFVYPSAILGRERAVVCNLERVRCIITADEALVLREQDAEEAVRRYVDELQRRLVDRADDLPFEFIALEVALEAACSFLDSQAIELEAEAYPLLDELTTKISTLNLERVRRLKSKLVALTRRVQKVRDEIEQLMDDDGDMAEMYLTEKKVRMEESMLNDEDLHGIGNNHSGFSASLSAPVSPVSTPPASRRLEKEFSFARSRHSSFKSSDSSQYNIEELEMLLEAYFVVIDYTLSKLTSLKEYIDDTEDFINIQLDNVRNQLIQFELLLTTATFVVAIFGVVSGVFGMNFEVPLFSVPHAFEWTLAITGVCGAVVFCCFLWYFRKRRFFPL